A window from Hymenobacter volaticus encodes these proteins:
- a CDS encoding MIP/aquaporin family protein codes for MIVAWRRHWPHYVAEALGLAFFISCASLLTVLLEHPASPVRQALPNEVVRRGLLGAAMLFVVVTIVYNPWGKRSGAHINPAVTLAFWQLGKVRLPDAVWYVVAQFVGAIVAAQLMSLVLGPLYAHPAVKYAVTQPKPGGEALAFAAEFIISFLLMLVMLKALHSSKLKKITGWLLGGLIALYILIETPYSGMSLNPARSLGTALAANSYHGLWLYWVAPPLAMWLATVLFRRFYHGEDLDCAILAGCGPGTSSPHSPEEEPPQYPDE; via the coding sequence ATGATAGTTGCGTGGCGTCGGCATTGGCCTCACTATGTGGCCGAAGCGCTTGGGCTGGCCTTCTTTATTAGTTGCGCCAGTTTGCTTACCGTTTTGCTGGAGCACCCAGCGTCGCCAGTCCGGCAAGCCTTGCCGAATGAGGTAGTGCGACGTGGCCTGCTAGGAGCGGCTATGCTTTTCGTTGTGGTGACCATTGTCTATAACCCATGGGGCAAACGCTCGGGGGCACACATCAATCCTGCCGTGACGCTGGCCTTTTGGCAACTAGGCAAAGTGCGCCTTCCCGATGCTGTCTGGTATGTGGTAGCGCAATTTGTGGGCGCAATAGTAGCCGCTCAGCTGATGAGCTTGGTACTGGGCCCGCTGTACGCCCACCCCGCCGTAAAATATGCCGTAACGCAACCCAAGCCAGGGGGTGAGGCGCTAGCTTTTGCGGCCGAGTTCATTATCTCCTTTCTGTTGATGCTGGTAATGCTGAAAGCCTTGCACTCCAGCAAACTCAAGAAGATAACGGGCTGGCTACTGGGTGGGCTCATTGCGCTCTATATCCTAATCGAAACGCCGTATTCGGGCATGAGCTTGAACCCAGCACGCAGCCTCGGCACCGCTTTGGCAGCCAATAGCTACCACGGGCTGTGGCTCTACTGGGTGGCCCCACCCTTGGCTATGTGGCTGGCAACGGTGCTGTTCCGGCGCTTCTACCACGGCGAAGATTTAGACTGCGCTATCCTAGCAGGCTGTGGCCCCGGTACCTCGTCGCCCCACTCTCCCGAGGAAGAGCCACCCCAGTACCCCGACGAATGA
- a CDS encoding alpha/beta fold hydrolase, translated as MLLPTSSSVPGAAPLTFVCLHYWAGSGKEWQAVAELLAPEYGVLTPDLGGFGNAPAPAGGFTVDAYADEVAAYIASRQLQQYVLVGHSMGGKIALALAARQPVGLLGVALLSPSPPTPEPMTEEDRQSSLRAFGKRPETEKTLATITARTLPAAVQQQIIDDNLHTSKAAWNAWLLHGSRENIAARLHQLRVPCTVLAGDQDAVLSPSVHGLETLPLLPDGTHLEIVGGAGHLLPYEAPEEVANLLQAFARQLPQGAD; from the coding sequence ATGTTACTGCCAACTTCGTCGTCTGTGCCCGGTGCTGCGCCACTTACTTTCGTGTGCTTGCACTACTGGGCCGGTTCGGGTAAAGAATGGCAAGCCGTAGCTGAACTGCTAGCCCCAGAATATGGTGTGCTAACCCCCGACCTAGGAGGTTTTGGTAATGCACCAGCGCCAGCAGGCGGATTCACTGTCGATGCCTATGCCGACGAGGTAGCCGCGTATATAGCAAGCCGGCAACTGCAACAGTACGTACTGGTAGGGCACAGCATGGGTGGCAAAATTGCCTTGGCTCTAGCCGCTCGGCAGCCGGTTGGGTTGCTAGGCGTAGCGCTGCTAAGTCCGTCGCCGCCCACGCCTGAGCCCATGACCGAAGAAGACCGGCAGAGCAGCTTGCGAGCATTTGGAAAGCGCCCGGAAACTGAAAAAACGCTAGCTACAATTACGGCTCGTACATTGCCTGCCGCTGTGCAGCAGCAAATCATCGACGACAACCTGCATACTAGCAAGGCCGCCTGGAACGCGTGGCTACTACACGGCAGCCGCGAAAACATAGCGGCCCGGCTGCACCAGTTGCGCGTGCCCTGCACCGTGCTTGCCGGCGACCAAGATGCAGTGCTATCACCGTCGGTGCACGGGCTCGAAACCCTGCCGTTGCTCCCCGATGGTACCCACCTCGAGATTGTGGGCGGAGCTGGCCACCTGCTGCCCTACGAAGCACCCGAGGAAGTAGCAAACCTGCTGCAAGCCTTTGCTCGGCAACTTCCTCAGGGAGCAGACTAA
- a CDS encoding DUF2752 domain-containing protein: protein MILYRQGRGLLALSLLAGLVLAALYFRLDPAQHPFPRCLVHWLTGLHCPGCGTQRAVHALLHGHFKQAIGFNLLAALAAPVLVVGSVEELRGWLAKRPRRNSFLYRPWFGWSIATFTVLFTVLRNLPGPLGAWLAP from the coding sequence TGATTTTGTATCGTCAGGGAAGAGGTTTGCTGGCACTGAGCTTATTGGCTGGGCTAGTGCTGGCCGCCCTTTATTTTCGCCTCGACCCGGCGCAGCACCCGTTTCCGCGCTGCTTGGTGCACTGGCTAACCGGCTTGCATTGCCCGGGCTGTGGCACCCAACGAGCCGTGCATGCTCTTTTGCATGGCCACTTCAAGCAGGCCATTGGGTTCAACTTGCTGGCGGCACTTGCCGCTCCTGTTTTGGTAGTTGGATCAGTGGAAGAACTGCGCGGGTGGCTTGCTAAGCGGCCGCGCCGCAACTCATTTCTGTATCGGCCCTGGTTTGGATGGAGCATAGCAACCTTCACGGTGCTGTTCACGGTGCTGCGCAATCTTCCGGGCCCCTTAGGCGCTTGGCTGGCACCCTGA
- a CDS encoding patatin-like phospholipase family protein has translation MRKTRRILEFLLLLLLVGSPLAQAQKVGLVLSGGGAKGLAHVGVLEVLEKNRIPIDYIVGTSMGAIVGGMYAAGYSPREIKEIVLKPEFQNWVSGEPLEGKVYNYYDNDYNPAALHLRLAIDSTLKARVTPKLVDDVTLNYVLATMLAPAGAVSGYNFDKLLVPYRSVASEVFTRKKVVQRDGSLSDAVRNSMAFPLAFRPIRQPDGRYLFDGAVVDNFPTDVMREEFKPDIIIGVNVGDVAFNKYPKEKDDQLLTNTLLFVGFNGADTTSVGSNGVFIQPNLDGYTAADFNRVGQLLMLGKQATEKKLDELLARIPRREDTLALQQRRRAFQEQAPRPEFKEITVQGVPRQQQEFIRRFFQRTGSNYSPGDVEEGYYRLVNNDFFNNVYPRVRYDSQLKGYVMNLDARQNSNLTTDLGVLLSSRSMSNFYLGGAYRYLNRLLYTVQADATIGRFYNGAQGSFRISIPGNAPFYFEPIITFNNFNYQDTGVLLGSTAQNTQLQQRDLRTGFVVGYSPNYRSRFIVGGSLFTNRDRFANTNEISSGAELDESRMKRGLTGTLEFQRNSLNRRQYAVSGRRAEIKLRGVLGEEEYTPGSTAPGLLARTKDHQWLQARFYTEQYFTFHKVDSVGRRVHAWGYTVDAVASTQGRFATYRSSLTSAPAFLPLPDSRTLFLDRYRGTTYAAVGLRYIKAILGSLEWRSEVYAHALFRPYERAESNPLLAARGSFSRPYLTAMTGFVYQTPVGPASLQFIHYDDPDHKFGVFAHIGYVLFRERALD, from the coding sequence ATGCGAAAAACTCGCCGTATCCTCGAATTTTTACTATTGCTACTGCTCGTGGGCAGTCCGTTGGCACAAGCCCAAAAAGTAGGCTTGGTGCTGAGCGGCGGCGGCGCCAAAGGGCTAGCGCACGTGGGAGTGCTGGAAGTGCTGGAGAAGAACCGAATCCCCATCGACTACATCGTCGGGACGAGTATGGGGGCCATAGTGGGCGGCATGTACGCGGCGGGTTATTCACCCCGCGAGATAAAGGAGATTGTACTCAAGCCCGAGTTTCAGAACTGGGTGTCGGGCGAACCGCTCGAAGGCAAAGTCTACAACTACTACGACAACGACTACAACCCCGCGGCGCTGCACTTGCGCCTAGCCATCGACTCGACGCTGAAGGCCCGCGTGACGCCCAAGCTCGTGGATGATGTGACGCTGAATTACGTACTGGCCACCATGCTAGCCCCAGCCGGCGCTGTTTCTGGCTACAACTTCGATAAGTTGCTGGTGCCCTACCGCAGTGTGGCTTCCGAGGTATTTACGCGCAAAAAAGTGGTGCAGCGCGACGGCTCTTTGTCTGATGCCGTGCGCAACTCGATGGCTTTCCCACTGGCGTTTCGACCCATACGTCAGCCCGACGGCCGCTACCTCTTCGACGGGGCCGTGGTAGATAATTTCCCGACTGATGTGATGCGGGAAGAATTCAAGCCCGACATTATCATTGGGGTAAACGTGGGGGACGTGGCGTTCAATAAATACCCCAAAGAGAAAGACGACCAGCTGCTTACCAACACATTGCTATTTGTGGGCTTCAATGGCGCCGATACCACGTCGGTCGGTAGCAACGGGGTTTTTATTCAACCTAATCTAGATGGGTATACCGCCGCTGACTTTAACAGGGTGGGCCAGCTACTCATGCTAGGCAAACAAGCCACGGAGAAGAAGCTAGATGAATTGCTAGCCCGGATTCCGCGCCGCGAGGATACGCTGGCCTTACAGCAGCGCCGACGCGCTTTCCAGGAGCAGGCGCCTCGCCCCGAGTTCAAGGAAATAACGGTGCAAGGAGTGCCGCGCCAACAGCAAGAGTTTATTCGGCGATTCTTTCAGCGCACTGGCTCCAACTACTCGCCCGGTGATGTGGAAGAAGGCTACTACCGCCTCGTCAACAACGACTTTTTCAACAACGTCTACCCCCGCGTCCGCTACGACAGCCAACTGAAGGGCTACGTAATGAACCTGGATGCCCGCCAAAACAGCAACCTCACCACCGACCTAGGCGTGCTGTTGTCGTCGCGCTCAATGAGCAATTTCTATTTGGGTGGAGCCTACCGTTACCTCAACCGCCTGCTGTACACGGTGCAAGCTGATGCCACCATCGGGCGCTTTTACAACGGAGCGCAGGGTTCTTTTCGGATTAGTATTCCTGGCAATGCGCCGTTTTATTTCGAACCCATTATCACCTTCAACAACTTCAACTATCAGGATACCGGCGTTCTGCTTGGTAGCACCGCGCAGAATACGCAGTTGCAGCAGCGCGATTTACGAACGGGTTTTGTGGTAGGCTACAGCCCCAACTACCGCAGCCGGTTTATCGTAGGCGGCAGCTTGTTCACGAACCGCGACCGATTTGCCAATACCAATGAAATCAGTAGCGGAGCCGAGCTAGACGAAAGTCGCATGAAACGAGGGCTGACCGGCACGCTAGAATTTCAGCGTAACTCCCTAAACCGGCGGCAGTACGCTGTTAGTGGTCGGCGGGCCGAGATAAAGCTGCGCGGGGTACTCGGAGAGGAGGAATACACGCCTGGTTCCACTGCACCGGGGTTGTTGGCCCGCACCAAGGACCACCAGTGGCTGCAAGCGCGCTTCTATACCGAGCAGTATTTCACTTTCCACAAAGTGGATTCGGTGGGCCGCCGCGTGCACGCCTGGGGCTACACCGTGGATGCGGTAGCTTCCACGCAGGGCCGGTTTGCCACCTACCGCTCGTCACTCACGTCGGCGCCAGCATTCCTGCCCCTCCCCGACTCACGTACTCTGTTTCTGGATCGTTACCGGGGCACAACCTACGCAGCCGTGGGGCTGCGCTATATCAAGGCTATACTAGGGTCGTTGGAATGGCGAAGCGAAGTGTATGCGCACGCCTTGTTTCGCCCGTATGAGCGGGCGGAAAGCAACCCCTTGCTTGCTGCTCGCGGTAGCTTCAGCCGACCCTATCTCACGGCCATGACGGGTTTTGTTTACCAAACTCCCGTAGGTCCGGCCTCGCTTCAGTTCATTCACTACGACGACCCCGACCATAAATTCGGCGTGTTTGCTCACATCGGCTACGTCCTCTTCCGCGAAAGAGCCTTAGACTAG